In the Corynebacterium gerontici genome, one interval contains:
- the gcvT gene encoding glycine cleavage system aminomethyltransferase GcvT, whose product MSELLQSPLHEIHEELGASFTPFGAWNMPLKYGSELAEHRAVRESCGIFDLSHMGEVRVTGPDAAAFLDFALVSQLSALKVGKAKYSMIVNYDGGIIDDLISYRLGEEEFLVVPNAGNAETVFKEFQQRSKDFDVELVDESRSTALIAVQGPNSAALVEALVQPEDAEKVQELSYYAAIPLVVAGHRALLARTGYTGEDGFELYIPNEEAADLWRAISTMGEDFGLTPCGLAARDSLRLEAGMPLYGNELSLQRTPADAGLRVLVSKKKEGDFVGKDAMLGAAEPQQLLVGLSSEQRRAARHGAALFVGDQQVGEVTSGQPSPTLGHPIALAYVDREHTAEGTQLEADVRGKRLPFRVAALPFYRRAK is encoded by the coding sequence ATGAGCGAACTTTTGCAGTCACCTTTACATGAAATTCACGAGGAGCTCGGCGCCAGCTTCACCCCTTTCGGCGCGTGGAATATGCCGCTGAAATACGGCTCCGAACTCGCCGAACACCGCGCTGTACGTGAGTCCTGTGGCATCTTTGATCTCTCACACATGGGCGAGGTTCGTGTCACCGGCCCGGACGCCGCCGCGTTCCTTGACTTTGCTCTGGTCTCTCAGCTTTCTGCGCTGAAGGTTGGCAAGGCGAAGTATTCGATGATCGTCAATTACGACGGTGGCATCATCGATGATTTGATTAGCTATCGTCTTGGTGAGGAAGAATTCCTGGTCGTCCCGAACGCGGGTAACGCCGAAACCGTCTTCAAGGAATTTCAGCAGCGTTCGAAAGATTTCGATGTTGAGCTTGTCGACGAATCCCGTTCCACAGCCCTGATCGCCGTGCAAGGTCCGAACTCTGCCGCATTAGTGGAGGCCCTTGTTCAGCCCGAGGACGCAGAGAAGGTGCAGGAACTCAGCTACTACGCTGCAATTCCGCTCGTGGTTGCTGGCCACCGCGCGCTGCTGGCGCGCACCGGCTACACAGGTGAGGACGGTTTCGAGCTCTACATCCCTAATGAGGAGGCCGCTGATTTGTGGCGAGCCATCTCCACCATGGGCGAGGACTTCGGCCTCACCCCCTGCGGCTTGGCAGCTCGTGATTCGCTTCGCTTGGAGGCAGGAATGCCGCTCTACGGCAATGAGCTCAGCCTGCAACGCACGCCGGCCGATGCGGGCCTGAGGGTGCTGGTGAGCAAGAAGAAGGAAGGCGACTTCGTGGGAAAGGATGCCATGCTGGGCGCCGCGGAACCACAGCAGCTTCTGGTGGGACTGAGCTCCGAGCAACGCCGCGCCGCCCGCCACGGGGCAGCGCTCTTTGTCGGCGATCAGCAGGTGGGCGAGGTCACCTCCGGGCAGCCATCTCCAACCTTGGGCCACCCCATCGCATTGGCGTACGTGGATCGCGAGCACACAGCCGAGGGCACCCAGCTTGAAGCTGATGTGCGCGGCAAGCGTTTGCCCTTCAGGGTGGCGGCGCTGCCCTTTTATAGGCGCGCTAAGTAA